The sequence ATCTCCCGGTGGGGCAGGCGCGCTTCGCCGGCGTGCTGTTCAACGTGCTGGATCCCGCAGAGCGTGGCGGCCGCAGCATCGTGATGCTACGCGGGGCCCGCGAGCCCGCTCTAGCGATGCCCGAACGCGTCATGGTCGGCGCCGGGTTTGCCGCGGGCGCGCTGTGCTTTCTGCACGCTCTTCCCTACCCTGGCTCGCGCTTCGGCGAGACGGTGGCTACCTACCGCGTGCGGTTCGGCGACGGCGGCGCCGCGGAGATCCCGATCCGGTACCGGGTGAACATCGGGACATGGCTGGATGAACCCATCTCGTTCGAACACGAGATCGGCTGGGCCGGCCGCACCCGGTCAGGGGTGGACGTGCGGATCTCGCTGTTCTGCTGGACCAATCCCGACGCAGGGCGCCCGATCGTGGCCGTTGACCTGCAGGCCGCCGGCGCCGCGACCGCGCCTGCCGTATTCGCCATCACGGCACTCGACCACGCCCGCGGGGTGGCGGTCAGGTAGGGAGGAACCACCATGGCCCTGAACGGCCGCGTCACAATCGAGCAGGTGGAAAGCCGGGCGCTGCTCGGCAATCCCCTGGGCGATCCCAACATCCGGGAAATCCCGGTCTACCTGCCGCCCGGCTACGATGGAGCGACCGCGCCGTATCCGGTGATCTACTGGCTGCACGGTTTCACCGGGATCGGTCTCTCGGCGACCAATGCCGGGCCGTGGGTGTCGTCGCTCCCCGAGTGCATGGACCGCGTGATCGCCGCGGGCGCGCCTCCGGCGATTCTGGTCATGGCGGACGGGTTCACGCGGTTCGGCGGCAGCCAGTATCTCAACTCCGAGGCCACGGGTCGCTACGAGGATTTCACTGTTTCGGAGCTGGTCGCCCACACCGATCGCCGTTTCCGTACCCTGGCGTCGCCGGCCCACCGCGGCATCGTTGGGAAGTCCAGCGGAGGCTACGGTGCGCTCGTGCTGGCGATGCGCCATCCCGATGTCTTCGGCGCGGCCGCGTCCCACAGCGGGGACATGTACTTCGAGGTCTGCTACCAGAGCGACTTCTGGAAGTTCTGCAACATCGTGGCCAAGTACGGCGGGGTCGAGCCTTTTCTGCGGGCGTTTCTCGAGATGCCGAAGAAGACCAACGACGCGATCACCGCGGTGAACATCGCGGCGATGGCGATGGCCTACTCGCCGAACCCCTCGCGGCCGCCGTGGTACTTCGATCTGCCGTTCGACCCGTACACCGGCGAGATGGACGAGGGCACTTGGGCCCGGTGGCTCGCCTGGGATCCGGTCCGGATGGCAGGGGGGCATGCCGAGGCCCTGCGGTCGCTCCGGCTGCTCTACTTCGAGTGCGGTTCCCGCGACCAGTTCAACCTGCACCTGGGCGCGCGCCTGTTCCACAGCCGGCTCGAGGCGCTGGGCGTCCGGCACGAGCATCAGGAGTTCGACGACGATCACACGGGCATCAACTACCGGTATGTCGAGTCCCTCCGGCGGCTCTGCGAGGCGCTGGCCGGCCCGCATGGCGGCTAACCTCTTCGGGCTCAGCCGCCGGCGGTGGCGGGCGACCATCACCGCCTACCTGTTTCTAGGCCCGGCGCTGCTTCTGTTGGGCACCTTCACATTCTATCCCGTGGCGTTTGGGACCGCGCTCAGCCTGTTCGATTACGATGTGATCTCCCCGCCGCGCTTCGTGGGACTGGAGCACTTCCGGCA is a genomic window of Armatimonadota bacterium containing:
- a CDS encoding esterase — its product is MALNGRVTIEQVESRALLGNPLGDPNIREIPVYLPPGYDGATAPYPVIYWLHGFTGIGLSATNAGPWVSSLPECMDRVIAAGAPPAILVMADGFTRFGGSQYLNSEATGRYEDFTVSELVAHTDRRFRTLASPAHRGIVGKSSGGYGALVLAMRHPDVFGAAASHSGDMYFEVCYQSDFWKFCNIVAKYGGVEPFLRAFLEMPKKTNDAITAVNIAAMAMAYSPNPSRPPWYFDLPFDPYTGEMDEGTWARWLAWDPVRMAGGHAEALRSLRLLYFECGSRDQFNLHLGARLFHSRLEALGVRHEHQEFDDDHTGINYRYVESLRRLCEALAGPHGG